The following coding sequences are from one Neurospora crassa OR74A linkage group I, whole genome shotgun sequence window:
- the gpr-1 gene encoding G-protein coupled receptor, producing MDDFIGTTQAQVEQPPVEYSQGYMNLTQTQRNTIEHVERIGASLSLLGVFLIFIAYGLFKRVRTVPNTFILFASIANVGASTACFIGYAGIVAGENSALCHTQAFLLEMFMQSDPWWSLAMAINVFLVFFFALNPNAFRDYLWLYCLVCYGLPSVPAIVLLAHSPATTRYYGNATLWCWIADTWNPLRIYTYYLPIWTCIFLSGLVYLAVGYQVFHQRNQLRNLTFSNQGKNYSGSEHIELGEKHSYGISAGRDSPCPTVIPMDLSNHPGCYGTVTTQVEVNISDNTDFQPMTPISPAPSITEVPLATHPPGQNNSIHPWDSNYSSSSSSSEDHIVPPAAVYAGSSSPPFGVHVHHATNETTHNGVPKSSLKKTTTYISQGDRPYHHGPGYGHTYSSYNRTSNTTTTGTHQVHASSSCGHQSASHQTRSHTLLSSLRRPFRKFWAKLHRLDPIKLAYLRTSFVFAISILVTWTPSSINRVHSLLYPKDTSYPLNLASAVVLPLQGVWNAVIFAATTWVVLREEVDGLWKRSSLGRWWERRGRRGRGRGRGRGTTTTTTTSEARTAVVNMMMMGGGGGGHGHGQRGVRLGSDGLPRPSPPPPPFSTTTAAAATTTTTSGAGGKKPTTQGYKAWRNGNGGSYNGYGVHSTVMKDDDFLETRSHCSGGAGGGGGKKKSGKKGPMDPNRLGTVRVIRDGSL from the exons ATGGACGACTTCATCGGCACCACCCAGGCTCAGGTCGAACAACCGCCTGTGGAATACAGTCAAGGCTACATGAATCTCACACAGACACAGCGGAACACCATCGAGCATGTCGAGAGGATTGGCGCCTCTCTTAGCTTGCTTGGGGTGTTCCTGATATTCATCGCCTATGGCCTCTTCAAGCGAGTTCGGACAGTACCCAACACCTTCATTCTCTTTGCGTCTATCGCCAATGTGGGGGCTAGTACGGCATGCTTCATCGGCTATGCGGGTATCGTGGCCGGCGAGAACTCGGCGCTCTGCCACACGCAGGCGTTTCTTCTTGAGAT GTTCATGCAATCAGACCCGTGGTGGTCACTTGCCATGGCAATAAATGTCTTTctggttttcttcttcgccctAAACCCCAACGCTTTTCGCGACTACCTCTGGTTGTATTGCCTGGTGTGCTATGGACTTCCTTCGGTTCCGGCAATCGTCCTCCTTGCTCACAGTCCTGCTACCACTCGCTACTATGGAAATGCCACG TTGTGGTGCTGGATAGCCGACACATGGAATCCTCTGCGGATTTACACCtactatttacctatttGGACGTGCATCTTTCTCTCCGGACTGGTATACCTCGCCGTGGGCTATCAAGTGTTTCATCAGCGCAACCAGCTACGAAATTTGACCTTCAGCAACCAAGGGAAAAACTACTCTGGATCTGAACACATAGAACTAGGCGAGAAGCACAGCTACGGTATCAGCGCTGGCCGGGATTCGCCATGCCCTACTGTTATTCCCATG GATCTCTCCAATCACCCAGGCTGCTATGGCACCGTCACGACTCAAGTTGAAGTCAACATCTCCGACAACACCGACTTCCAACCGATGACTCCGATCTCACCGGCCCCGTCCATTACCGAGGTCCCCCTTGCCACCCACCCCCCGGGCCAGAACAACAGCATCCACCCTTGGGACTCCAACtactcctcgtcttcctcttccagcgAGGACCACATCGTCCCTCCCGCCGCCGTCTACGCCGGCTCTAGCTCCCCTCCCTTCGGTGTCCACGTGCACCACGCAACCAACGAGACCACTCACAACGGGGTCCCAAAATCCAGCCTCAAGAAAACTACCACATACATCTCCCAAGGGGACCGCCCCTACCACCACGGCCCCGGCTACGGCCACACGTATTCCTCCTATAATCGCACCtcgaacaccaccaccacgggcaCGCACCAGGTCCacgcctcttcctcctgcgGGCACCAATCCGCCTCCCACCAAACCCGCTCCCACActcttctctcctctctccgcCGTCCCTTTCGCAAATTCTGGGCCAAGCTCCACCGCCTCGACCCCATCAAGCTTGCCTACCTGCGGACTTCCTTCGTCTTTGCCATTTCCATCCTGGTCACCTGGACGCCGTCCAGCATCAACCGGGTGCACTCGTTGCTTTACCCCAAAGATACCAGTTACCCGCTTAATCTGGCGAGCGCGGTGGTGTTGCCGCTGCAGGGGGTGTGGAACGCGGTGATTTTTGCGGCGACGACgtgggtggtgttgagagAGGAGGTGGACGGGTTGTGGAAACGGAGTTCCttggggaggtggtgggagaggaggggacgaagaggaagaggaagaggaagaggaagaggaacgacgacgacgactacTACTAGCGAGGCACGTACTGCAGTTGTcaacatgatgatgatgggtggtggtggtggtggacatggacatggacagaGAGGGGTTCGGCTGGGGAGTGATGGGTTGcctcgtccttctcctcctcctcctccgttttctactactactgctgctgctgctactactactactaccagtGGTGCTGGTGGGAAAAAACCTACTACGCAGGGGTATAAAGCGTGGAGAAACGGGAATGGAGGCTCGTACAACGGCTATGGTGTTCATTCGACGGTGATGAAGGATGATGATTTTCTGGAGACGAGGAGCCATTGTAGTggcggtgctggtggtggtggtggtaagaagaagagcggcAAGAAGGGGCCGATGGATCCCAATCGGTTGGGCACCGTGCGAGTCATTAGGGATGGCTCGTTATGA